A genome region from Hevea brasiliensis isolate MT/VB/25A 57/8 chromosome 9, ASM3005281v1, whole genome shotgun sequence includes the following:
- the LOC110639591 gene encoding protein FMP32, mitochondrial, with amino-acid sequence MSAVVACRRVGQFGTNSGIVFGRNRGFGAPLDCYSFVSISGSRQISQLVKSNGKRLFLVDTLALVRRLEAQGVPSKQAEAITAAITEVLNDSLENVSQSVVSKAEMQKNEMIQDTSLSKFKSEVQSSQEHHFSLLQHETEKLRNDIEKMRSELRHEIDKVTAGQRLDLNLERGRIRDELADQNAETSNLTNKLDREIHALRAQLEAAKYDVIKYCIGTLVSISAVGLAVVRILM; translated from the exons ATGTCCGCTGTTGTGGCTTGTAGGCGGGTCGGTCAATTTGGGACCAACTCAGGGATCGTTTTTGGTCGGAATCGAGGATTTGGTGCCCCTTTGGACTGCTATTCCTTTGTTTCCATTTCTGGGTCTAGGCAGATTTCTCAGCTCGTCAAATCTAACGGGAAGAGATTGTTTCTTGTCGACACTTTAGCCCTT GTCAGAAGATTGGAGGCACAGGGCGTGCCCTCAAAGCAAGCTGAGGCTATAACAGCTGCCATAACTGAAGTTTTGAACGACAGCTTGGAAAATGTGTCTCAATCGGTTGTCTCGAAGGCAGAGATGCAGAAA AATGAAATGATTCAAGACACCAGTTTGTccaaatttaaatctgaagtccaGAGTTCGCAG GAACATCATTTCTCTTTGTTGCAACACGAGACTGAAAAACTTCGGAATGATATCGAGAAGATGCGCAGTGAATTGAG GCATGAAATTGACAAAGTTACTGCTGGGCAGCGGTTGGATTTGAATCTTGAAAGAGG GAGGATACGTGATGAGTTGGCAGATCAGAATGCTGAAACCTCTAACCTCACCAACAAACTCGATAGA GAAATTCACGCATTAAGGGCCCAATTGGAAGCTGCAAAATATGATGTGATAAAGTACTGCATAGGTACACTTGTTTCCATATCTGCTGTTGGTCTTGCTGTTGttcgaatcttgatgtaa
- the LOC110639581 gene encoding uncharacterized protein LOC110639581: MDANKQVGGLGDERAGKTQNQTEARGEGGGGGGGGGGSKGKSCKGYLYYSSYLKSNGNNPRCIGIPRTLQQVPNYIVGQSEVEASKEGRTLADFYYACAGYSVYISKDHSTDKQVTKTQLPVCVGLELLVDRRVANADNASAPAHVHGREGGREIHQPRTHKPAHATGDDFLSRYTRNASLVASGVARNMRRVGNYIKESLDDILYPYRRRPK; the protein is encoded by the exons ATGGATGCGAATAAACAAGTCGGTGGTTTAGGAGACGAGAGAGCAGGAAAAACCCAAAATCAAACAGAAGCTAGAggagaaggaggaggaggaggaggaggaggaggaggttcCAAAGGTAAATCATGCAAAGGATATCTCTATTATTCTTCCTATCTCAAATCCAACGGCAACAATCCTCGCTGCATCGGCATCCCTCGTACCCTCCAACAAG TTCCAAATTATATTGTTGGACAATCTGAGGTTGAAGCTTCTAAAGAGGGTCGGACACTTGCAGATTTTTATTATGCTTGTGCTGGATACTCAGTGTATATCAGCAAAGATCATTCTACTGATAAGCAAGTTACAAAAACACAGCTACCAGTCTGTGTGGGCCTTGAG CTTCTGGTGGATAGAAGAGTTGCTAATGCTGATAATGCATCTGCTCCAGCTCATGTTCATGGTAGAGAAG GTGGCCGTGAAATTCATCAGCCTCGAACACATAAACCAGCCCATGCTACAGGAGATGACTTTCTGAGCAG GTATACAAGGAATGCAAGCCTGGTTGCATCAGGGGTGGCTAGAAACATGCGAAGAGTTGGGAACTACATAAAAGAGAGTCTGGATGATATTTTGTACCCATACCGAAGGCGACCAAAATGA